One part of the Pseudemcibacter aquimaris genome encodes these proteins:
- a CDS encoding TldD/PmbA family protein, giving the protein MSNKNSMTPDRLADLVNKAKKAGADQADAVYFTGISNAVSWRLGKLEDIERSENSDLGLRVIIGKNQAIVSSSDMSDATLDELVSRALDMAKNTPEDPYAGLASSELLAKCDLPELDLFDDKELTEQELKDMAAEAETTALEVGGITNSEGANASFSKAHITLANTDGFLGHYGSSNFGCSVSVIAGEGTAMERDYAWTSRRHFEDLDSPYKIAREAAERTLKKLNPHKANTCEIPVVYDPRVSRSLVSHLASAINGSSIARGTSFLLEMMEKQIFPENINITDNPHIARGPSSRPFDGEGVKNAPLAIVQNGVLKNWILDSVSARQLDLVTNGRASRGTSSPPAPASTNLFLEAGSISPKDLISDIKDGFYVTELIGSAVNGITGDYSRGASGFWIKDGKLDYPVNEITIAGNLKDMYMQMTAADDLELKYGTDAPTLRIDKMMLAGN; this is encoded by the coding sequence ATGAGCAATAAAAATTCAATGACCCCGGATAGATTAGCTGACCTTGTAAACAAGGCCAAAAAAGCAGGCGCGGATCAGGCAGATGCCGTTTATTTCACAGGCATTTCAAATGCGGTTTCTTGGCGCCTTGGCAAGTTAGAGGACATTGAACGTTCAGAAAATTCTGATCTTGGTTTACGAGTGATCATTGGCAAAAATCAGGCAATTGTTTCTTCCAGCGATATGTCAGATGCAACCCTTGATGAACTGGTTAGCCGCGCTCTAGATATGGCAAAAAATACACCAGAGGATCCATACGCGGGTCTTGCAAGTAGTGAACTCCTTGCCAAATGTGATCTGCCTGAACTTGATCTTTTTGATGATAAAGAACTGACCGAACAAGAATTAAAGGATATGGCCGCGGAGGCGGAAACCACCGCATTAGAAGTAGGCGGTATCACCAATTCGGAAGGCGCAAATGCCAGTTTCAGTAAAGCTCATATCACGCTCGCTAACACAGATGGTTTCTTGGGCCATTATGGTTCCAGTAATTTCGGATGCAGTGTTTCTGTGATCGCCGGTGAAGGCACAGCAATGGAACGTGATTACGCATGGACATCACGCCGCCATTTCGAAGACTTGGATAGCCCTTATAAAATCGCCCGCGAAGCCGCAGAACGCACTTTAAAAAAATTAAACCCGCACAAGGCAAATACTTGTGAAATTCCGGTTGTCTATGACCCCCGTGTTTCAAGATCACTGGTCAGCCATCTGGCCAGCGCGATCAATGGCTCATCCATTGCGCGCGGTACAAGTTTCTTACTTGAAATGATGGAAAAACAAATTTTTCCGGAAAATATCAATATTACCGATAACCCCCACATTGCACGCGGGCCATCATCAAGACCATTTGATGGAGAAGGCGTCAAAAACGCGCCGCTTGCGATTGTGCAAAATGGTGTTCTAAAAAACTGGATTCTTGATAGCGTCAGTGCGAGACAGCTTGATCTAGTGACCAATGGTCGCGCCAGCCGCGGTACATCAAGCCCACCGGCACCAGCCAGCACTAATCTGTTCCTTGAGGCGGGATCGATCAGCCCGAAAGACCTGATTTCCGATATTAAAGACGGTTTTTATGTCACAGAACTAATCGGCAGTGCGGTTAACGGCATTACCGGTGATTATAGTCGTGGCGCCAGCGGTTTCTGGATTAAAGACGGCAAACTGGATTACCCAGTGAACGAAATCACTATCGCCGGCAATCTAAAAGATATGTATATGCAAATGACCGCTGCCGATGATCTCGAATTAAAATATGGTACCGACGCCCCGACATTGCGTATTGATAAAATGATGCTTGCTGGGAATTAG
- a CDS encoding M23 family metallopeptidase produces the protein MKLIFGVIAFLITSIHAYADNDLGMPDTLKQGGYYVGKINPKDKVTFHGKRVKVSEDGYFVIGLGWKYKSQANIRVDHMAGGHTMYHIPVKEHDYDVEEISGLPSKYVAPPKAVQERIAKDAADVRRVRTIDSDLQNFRDDMIWPVKGRISGRFGNHRILNGEPRSPHTGLDIAPGQGALIVAPLGGKVTLVSDQYLTGNTMVIDHGHGISSVYAHMEKAIAKEGQMVAKGDPIGTVGMSGRATGPHLHWGMNWYGERLNAGIALGIE, from the coding sequence ATGAAATTAATTTTTGGGGTCATTGCATTTCTAATTACCAGCATCCACGCTTATGCCGATAATGATCTGGGTATGCCGGATACATTAAAACAGGGCGGATATTACGTTGGGAAAATCAACCCAAAAGATAAGGTTACCTTTCATGGTAAACGGGTAAAAGTTTCTGAAGATGGATATTTCGTCATTGGTCTTGGTTGGAAATATAAATCGCAAGCCAACATCCGTGTGGATCATATGGCCGGTGGGCACACCATGTATCATATTCCGGTTAAGGAACATGATTACGATGTAGAAGAAATTTCGGGATTGCCATCTAAATATGTTGCCCCGCCAAAAGCGGTTCAGGAACGCATTGCCAAGGACGCAGCAGACGTGAGACGCGTGAGAACCATCGATAGTGATTTACAAAATTTCCGTGATGATATGATTTGGCCGGTCAAGGGGCGCATAAGCGGCAGGTTTGGCAATCACCGAATTTTAAACGGTGAACCAAGAAGCCCGCATACAGGGCTTGATATTGCACCGGGCCAGGGTGCCTTAATTGTGGCACCTTTGGGCGGTAAAGTGACGCTCGTTAGTGATCAGTATCTTACTGGCAATACCATGGTAATTGATCACGGTCATGGTATCAGTAGTGTATATGCCCATATGGAAAAGGCCATTGCCAAGGAAGGTCAAATGGTTGCAAAAGGTGATCCAATTGGTACAGTGGGGATGTCGGGCCGTGCAACTGGGCCACATCTTCATTGGGGAATGAACTGGTATGGTGAACGATTAAATGCCGGTATCGCTCTTGGAATTGAATAA
- a CDS encoding ATP-binding cassette domain-containing protein: MLEIKKISKSYGEVKAVQSLSFTAHEGQITTLLGANGCGKTTTLRAIAGLIPLDQGSIILNGINVHEHTIEARQHLGIFPDIFGLYPRLTTIEHLEYFGKLHGLKGHILDKAVKNTVEILNMSDIADRRTEGFSQGQRMKVALGRSFIHSPKVLVLDEPTRGLDIFNVRLLRDHLRKLTKEGVCILMSCHVMAEVEDLSDKVVCMADGKKKATGSPAELIERAGTDNLEDAFVQYVS, from the coding sequence ATGCTTGAAATAAAAAAAATCAGTAAATCATATGGCGAGGTAAAAGCCGTTCAAAGCCTGTCATTCACCGCACATGAGGGGCAAATAACAACGTTACTAGGTGCCAACGGTTGTGGCAAAACAACGACTTTACGGGCAATTGCTGGCTTAATCCCTCTGGATCAGGGGTCTATTATCCTAAACGGTATTAATGTTCATGAGCACACTATTGAAGCCAGACAGCATCTTGGCATTTTCCCTGACATTTTCGGCCTATACCCCAGATTAACCACCATCGAGCATCTTGAATATTTTGGTAAGCTCCACGGATTAAAAGGTCATATTCTTGATAAAGCCGTAAAGAATACAGTTGAAATTTTGAATATGTCTGATATTGCCGATCGACGCACAGAAGGTTTTAGTCAGGGTCAAAGAATGAAAGTGGCCCTTGGCCGGTCTTTCATTCATTCACCAAAAGTGCTGGTCCTCGATGAACCGACACGGGGCTTAGATATTTTTAATGTCCGTCTTTTAAGAGACCACCTGCGAAAACTTACCAAAGAAGGGGTATGCATTTTAATGTCTTGCCATGTAATGGCAGAAGTTGAAGATTTATCAGATAAAGTTGTATGCATGGCTGATGGTAAGAAAAAAGCAACCGGCAGTCCGGCAGAACTAATTGAAAGAGCAGGCACAGACAATCTAGAAGATGCCTTCGTGCAATATGTCAGCTAG
- the purD gene encoding phosphoribosylamine--glycine ligase, producing the protein MNILVIGSGGREHSLSWKIAQSDLCDELYVAPGNGGMGDIATCVSLDDSNHAEVINFCRDKNIEFVVIGPEAPLVGGLSDALTEAGIKTFGPSAAASILEGSKGFTKDLCAKYDIPTAAYGRFTNAEAAKEFTAKQNIPVVIKADGLAAGKGVIIAESMDDAFAAIDDILGGQFGDAGAELVVEEFLSGEEASFFVLCDGENILPFGTAQDHKRVGEGDTGLNTGGMGAYSPAPVMTNEMIDRTINEIIMPTVKGMAAEGKPFKGVFFAGLMITDKGPELIEYNVRFGDPECQTLMMRLNSDIVPALMACADGTLDQISVDWSEKTAMNVVMAAKGYPGSYEKNTEINNLDDAGAADNVTIFHAGTKKDGEQILATGGRVLNITSLSDSVTNAAKDAYAALDKIEWPGGFCRRDIGWRAIEREKN; encoded by the coding sequence ATGAATATTCTTGTCATTGGCTCTGGTGGTCGCGAACATTCACTTTCTTGGAAAATTGCACAGAGTGATCTATGTGATGAGCTTTACGTTGCCCCGGGAAATGGTGGCATGGGTGATATTGCCACTTGCGTATCCTTAGATGACAGCAATCATGCAGAGGTTATTAATTTCTGCCGTGATAAGAATATTGAATTTGTGGTTATTGGGCCGGAAGCCCCTCTTGTTGGTGGCTTAAGTGATGCCCTAACTGAAGCCGGCATAAAAACATTTGGCCCAAGTGCCGCCGCATCAATTCTTGAAGGATCAAAAGGTTTCACGAAAGATCTATGCGCAAAATATGATATTCCAACAGCCGCATACGGCAGATTTACAAATGCAGAAGCCGCAAAAGAATTTACTGCCAAACAAAATATCCCTGTGGTCATTAAAGCGGACGGCCTTGCCGCCGGTAAAGGTGTGATTATTGCAGAAAGTATGGATGATGCCTTCGCCGCCATTGATGACATACTTGGCGGACAATTTGGTGACGCGGGCGCGGAATTAGTCGTCGAAGAATTCCTTAGCGGTGAAGAAGCAAGCTTTTTCGTTCTTTGTGATGGTGAAAACATTCTGCCGTTCGGTACGGCTCAAGATCATAAACGCGTCGGCGAAGGGGATACGGGTCTAAACACAGGTGGCATGGGTGCTTATTCACCAGCACCAGTGATGACCAATGAAATGATTGACCGCACCATTAATGAAATTATCATGCCAACTGTAAAAGGCATGGCCGCAGAAGGAAAACCGTTTAAAGGCGTATTCTTCGCAGGTCTTATGATTACGGATAAAGGTCCGGAACTTATTGAATATAACGTTCGCTTTGGTGATCCTGAATGTCAAACATTGATGATGCGTTTAAACAGTGACATTGTACCTGCGCTTATGGCATGTGCGGACGGTACACTGGATCAGATTTCAGTGGATTGGTCAGAAAAAACCGCCATGAATGTTGTAATGGCCGCGAAAGGGTATCCCGGTTCATACGAAAAAAATACAGAAATTAATAATCTGGATGATGCAGGCGCCGCAGACAATGTAACCATTTTCCATGCCGGCACAAAAAAGGATGGCGAACAAATATTAGCAACAGGCGGTCGCGTTCTTAATATCACTTCCCTTTCCGATTCTGTCACAAATGCCGCAAAAGATGCCTATGCCGCCTTAGATAAGATCGAATGGCCGGGTGGTTTTTGCCGCAGAGATATTGGCTGGCGCGCCATTGAACGCGAAAAAAACTAA
- a CDS encoding UbiD family decarboxylase: protein MAYSSLRDFIEHLEKTGKLVRITETVSADLEMTEIGCRVLNDGGPALLFENAIKCDGSKATMPVLTNLFGTVERVAMGIEAKPEDLRGIGHTLAELRQPEPPSGFKDAIDKLPMLKKAMTMRPKTVKKAPVHEVVLTGDDIDINEFPIQKCWPNDASPLITWPLVVTKGPGKLREDDFNLGIYRMQVLNKNQTIMRWLKHRGGAQHHRRWKNEKSEPLPAAIVLGADPATILGAVTPVPDTLSEYQFAGLLRGKKTELVDCKTIPIKVPATAEIVIEGHVSLDDYRDEGPFGDHTGYYNNVEKFPVFTATAVTMRKDPIYLSTYTGKPPDEPAILGEALNEVFIPLLQQQFPEIVDFWLPPEGCSYRVAVVSMKKAYAGHAKRVMMGVWSYLRQFLYTKFVIVVDEDIDARDWKEVIWAMSTRMDPVRDVTLTENTPIDYLDFASPVSGLGGKIGIDATNKMDGETDREWGELIEMDDDIIKTVDAKWDKLNIK, encoded by the coding sequence ATGGCTTATTCATCATTAAGAGATTTTATCGAACATCTTGAAAAGACCGGAAAACTGGTTCGGATTACCGAAACGGTTTCCGCTGATCTTGAAATGACAGAGATCGGCTGCCGCGTGCTTAACGACGGTGGCCCTGCTCTACTTTTTGAAAATGCAATAAAATGCGATGGCAGCAAGGCTACCATGCCTGTGCTAACCAATCTGTTTGGCACCGTCGAACGGGTCGCCATGGGCATCGAAGCAAAACCGGAAGACCTACGCGGTATTGGTCATACGCTCGCGGAACTACGTCAACCGGAACCACCAAGCGGTTTCAAGGACGCCATCGACAAATTACCAATGCTGAAAAAAGCAATGACCATGCGCCCGAAAACGGTGAAGAAAGCACCCGTTCATGAAGTGGTGCTAACTGGCGATGATATTGATATCAACGAATTCCCAATTCAGAAATGCTGGCCGAATGACGCAAGCCCATTAATCACATGGCCGCTTGTGGTCACCAAAGGCCCCGGTAAATTACGTGAGGATGATTTTAATCTTGGTATTTACCGTATGCAGGTTTTAAATAAAAACCAGACCATCATGCGCTGGTTAAAACATCGTGGTGGAGCACAGCATCACCGCAGATGGAAAAATGAAAAATCAGAACCGCTACCCGCTGCGATCGTTCTTGGTGCGGATCCGGCAACAATCCTTGGTGCAGTAACGCCTGTGCCGGATACACTAAGTGAATATCAATTCGCAGGACTTCTTCGTGGAAAGAAAACGGAACTTGTTGATTGTAAAACAATTCCAATCAAGGTACCCGCAACTGCCGAGATCGTTATCGAAGGCCATGTTTCATTAGACGATTACCGTGACGAAGGGCCATTTGGCGATCACACCGGTTATTATAATAACGTGGAAAAATTCCCTGTATTCACCGCCACTGCCGTGACCATGAGGAAAGACCCGATTTATCTTTCAACCTATACCGGAAAACCACCTGATGAGCCCGCCATTCTTGGTGAAGCATTAAACGAGGTGTTTATACCACTGCTTCAGCAACAATTCCCGGAAATTGTTGATTTCTGGTTACCGCCGGAAGGATGCTCTTACCGCGTTGCTGTGGTATCCATGAAAAAGGCATATGCGGGCCACGCCAAACGGGTCATGATGGGCGTCTGGTCCTATTTAAGGCAATTCTTATATACAAAATTTGTGATTGTCGTCGATGAAGATATTGATGCACGCGATTGGAAAGAAGTGATCTGGGCAATGTCAACTCGTATGGACCCTGTGCGTGATGTAACGCTTACTGAAAATACACCTATTGATTATCTTGATTTTGCATCGCCTGTTTCCGGACTTGGTGGTAAGATCGGTATTGATGCCACCAATAAGATGGACGGTGAAACCGACCGTGAATGGGGTGAGCTGATCGAAATGGATGACGACATCATCAAAACGGTTGATGCCAAGTGGGACAAATTAAACATAAAGTGA
- a CDS encoding Na/Pi symporter: protein MAETSQGIDTPKSTLTTTLQWITIALLVYLLISSVGMIGAGFKGATKGQASELFQFATNPFTGLIIGILATAMIQSSSTVTSIIVGLVAGGLPVETAVPMIMGANIGTTITNTIVSLGHVRRKKEFRRAFASATVHDFFNVMAVVIFLPIEIMFKPLSTVGGYFAEMLVGGENMSVKGLNFIKPATKPVIELFTNISNAISENIAFYLLIAFGIMIIFLAITVIGKLLKKLMVGRAKIIMHNAIGKGPVTGIFSGAIITVLVQSSSTTTSLMVPLAGSGVFRLKQIYPFTLGANIGTTITALLAATAISGETAVFALQIALVHLFYNSSAVLLIYGIKNLRKIPIRGALWLARVATENKMIALGYILGVFFALPAALIFITN, encoded by the coding sequence ATGGCTGAAACGTCACAGGGGATCGATACTCCCAAAAGTACTTTAACCACGACCCTCCAATGGATAACAATTGCATTATTGGTATATTTACTGATCAGTTCAGTAGGTATGATTGGTGCCGGCTTTAAAGGCGCCACCAAAGGGCAGGCAAGCGAACTGTTCCAGTTTGCGACAAACCCGTTTACCGGTCTTATTATTGGTATTCTTGCGACCGCAATGATCCAGTCATCATCAACGGTTACATCAATCATCGTTGGGCTTGTAGCCGGCGGTTTACCGGTTGAAACGGCCGTTCCCATGATTATGGGGGCCAATATTGGTACAACAATTACCAATACAATCGTTAGCCTCGGTCACGTCAGACGGAAAAAAGAATTCAGACGTGCCTTTGCATCCGCAACCGTCCATGATTTCTTTAATGTGATGGCTGTTGTTATATTCCTGCCGATTGAAATTATGTTTAAGCCATTATCCACTGTTGGCGGATATTTTGCAGAAATGCTTGTTGGTGGCGAAAACATGAGCGTTAAGGGCTTAAATTTCATTAAACCTGCAACGAAACCTGTCATTGAGCTATTTACCAATATTTCCAACGCAATCTCAGAAAATATTGCTTTTTATCTGCTGATCGCGTTTGGCATCATGATCATCTTTTTGGCGATTACCGTGATCGGTAAACTTCTGAAAAAATTGATGGTTGGTCGCGCAAAAATTATTATGCATAACGCCATTGGTAAGGGGCCAGTAACCGGTATTTTCTCTGGTGCAATTATCACTGTACTTGTACAGTCATCATCAACAACAACCAGCCTTATGGTCCCGCTCGCGGGTTCAGGGGTATTCAGGTTAAAACAAATTTATCCATTCACGCTTGGTGCTAACATCGGTACGACCATTACGGCCTTACTTGCAGCAACGGCCATTTCCGGTGAAACAGCCGTGTTTGCGTTACAAATTGCGCTGGTACATTTATTCTATAATTCAAGTGCAGTGCTTCTTATTTACGGCATTAAGAACCTTCGTAAAATTCCAATTCGTGGCGCCCTATGGCTTGCGCGCGTTGCAACAGAAAATAAAATGATCGCTCTCGGTTATATATTAGGTGTGTTTTTCGCCTTACCTGCAGCGCTTATTTTTATAACAAATTAA
- the xseA gene encoding exodeoxyribonuclease VII large subunit produces the protein MSDYPYSSNNSPTNAQEYSVTEVSLALKRTVEDQFGYVRIRGEISGSKRAASGHVYLALKDDKSVLDGVMWKGVAGKLTFRPEDGLEVVVTGKLTTYPGRSKYQIVIDKMEVAGEGALMALLEKRKKELAAEGLFDPARKLLIPYLPKVIGVVTSPTGSVIRDILHRLSDRFPRHVLVWPVLVQGEGAQTQIAEAIDGFNALEEGGEIPKPDVLIVARGGGSLEDLWCFNEEEVVRAVSRSDIPLISAVGHETDTTLIDYVADLRAPTPTAAAEKAVPVRADLIYTVRDLDTRHEKAIRRRINELNERVEGLGRGLPKPSELLGLASQRFDEMSDRLPRALKVGVERQSMRLDGIGRMLRPESIISDMKRKDDQLNVLEERMNRAIENRIGAKRSEYESPARLLESLSYHRVLERGFAVIRDEKGKAISEGKGIAKGAALGVEFRDGVVDVVRAGKPAPKKKKQAEKPEQGTLL, from the coding sequence ATGAGCGATTATCCTTATTCATCAAATAATTCACCAACAAATGCGCAGGAATATTCCGTTACGGAAGTAAGTCTTGCTTTAAAAAGAACCGTTGAAGACCAGTTCGGCTACGTTAGAATCAGGGGGGAAATTTCCGGCAGTAAACGCGCAGCGTCTGGTCATGTTTATCTTGCGCTTAAGGATGATAAATCCGTGCTGGATGGCGTTATGTGGAAAGGGGTTGCTGGAAAACTGACATTCCGCCCTGAAGACGGCCTTGAAGTGGTGGTCACAGGAAAGCTTACGACATATCCCGGTAGATCGAAATACCAGATCGTCATTGATAAAATGGAAGTCGCCGGTGAAGGGGCGCTTATGGCGCTTTTGGAAAAAAGGAAAAAAGAACTGGCCGCAGAAGGGCTATTTGATCCGGCCCGTAAACTTCTCATTCCATATTTGCCAAAAGTCATTGGCGTTGTAACGTCGCCAACGGGTTCCGTAATACGTGATATTTTACATCGTCTATCGGACCGTTTCCCAAGACATGTGCTTGTTTGGCCGGTTCTTGTTCAAGGTGAGGGGGCACAAACCCAAATTGCAGAAGCCATTGACGGTTTTAATGCCCTTGAAGAGGGTGGCGAAATTCCAAAACCCGATGTGCTTATTGTCGCCCGTGGTGGTGGTAGTCTTGAGGATTTATGGTGCTTTAACGAAGAAGAGGTCGTGCGTGCGGTCTCGAGGTCGGATATTCCGCTAATTTCAGCGGTGGGTCATGAAACAGATACAACACTAATTGATTATGTAGCGGACCTTCGTGCACCAACGCCAACGGCTGCAGCCGAAAAAGCCGTGCCCGTACGTGCGGATTTGATTTATACAGTCCGTGATTTGGATACCCGCCATGAAAAAGCCATAAGACGGCGTATTAATGAACTTAATGAACGCGTTGAAGGGCTTGGAAGAGGCCTGCCGAAACCATCAGAACTGTTGGGTCTTGCAAGTCAACGTTTTGATGAAATGAGTGACCGTTTACCACGTGCACTTAAAGTTGGTGTTGAAAGGCAATCTATGCGCCTTGATGGTATTGGTCGTATGTTACGCCCGGAATCAATTATTTCGGATATGAAACGAAAAGATGATCAATTAAACGTCTTAGAAGAAAGAATGAACAGGGCAATTGAAAATAGAATAGGCGCCAAAAGAAGCGAATATGAAAGCCCGGCAAGACTTCTTGAAAGTTTAAGTTATCATCGTGTGCTTGAACGTGGTTTTGCGGTTATCCGTGATGAAAAAGGAAAAGCCATCAGCGAAGGTAAGGGAATTGCAAAAGGCGCAGCACTAGGTGTCGAATTCCGTGATGGCGTCGTTGATGTGGTAAGGGCAGGAAAGCCCGCGCCGAAGAAAAAGAAACAGGCAGAAAAACCTGAACAAGGTACATTATTATGA
- a CDS encoding ABC transporter permease → MLNGIFIIAQKEIKDALRDPGAMIAAILYTVIGPALLMTVFAFMPPNGTGNLKKSIDLVIDDKSTEIARFLEENNFILDENSPIKVIVPNDIDSALANGEQRRIVIDADLTKTRAIVTDLRATLEEYNNEILRERLKAYDLTIEYIEPIRLQTDTVVQVRSALGKTLISMISLSFFMAIAFTGMSLSIDMTAGERERMTLEPLLAQPVSTLTIISGKWLTSFSVAMFGSAITATLLTLIFMYKPEVADRFDVYLNGFDALKIYISLIPLCAMFAALQVSVALFAKSYKEGIYYLSLSGIGPMTAAFMDPEIVENFTFLPLLWEANTIRNIATPSVNAANLPNIALLISIVFVSICLYYAQRRLKQETMLK, encoded by the coding sequence TTGTTAAACGGTATTTTCATCATCGCACAAAAAGAAATTAAAGACGCCCTTCGTGACCCTGGCGCCATGATTGCTGCCATTCTATATACAGTCATCGGCCCTGCACTGCTAATGACCGTATTTGCATTTATGCCTCCCAATGGAACCGGTAATCTTAAAAAATCAATTGATTTGGTTATTGATGATAAATCCACTGAAATTGCAAGATTTCTTGAAGAAAATAATTTTATATTAGATGAGAATTCCCCCATTAAAGTCATCGTTCCCAATGATATTGATAGTGCACTTGCAAACGGTGAGCAACGCCGTATTGTTATCGACGCTGATCTTACAAAAACCCGTGCCATTGTCACGGATTTACGTGCAACACTTGAAGAGTATAACAATGAAATTTTACGCGAGCGATTAAAAGCATACGACCTGACGATCGAATATATTGAACCGATAAGGTTACAAACAGATACAGTGGTTCAGGTAAGAAGTGCGCTTGGAAAAACATTGATCAGTATGATTTCCCTTAGTTTCTTTATGGCTATTGCCTTTACGGGCATGTCGCTATCCATCGACATGACGGCCGGTGAACGTGAAAGAATGACTCTGGAACCATTGCTTGCGCAACCAGTCAGTACGCTAACAATCATTAGCGGTAAGTGGCTCACGTCATTTTCTGTTGCCATGTTTGGTAGCGCTATCACTGCAACATTACTGACTTTAATTTTTATGTATAAACCCGAAGTAGCCGACAGATTTGATGTTTATCTTAATGGCTTCGATGCGCTAAAAATATATATTTCCCTAATTCCGCTGTGCGCGATGTTTGCAGCACTTCAGGTATCCGTCGCACTTTTTGCCAAAAGTTATAAAGAGGGAATTTATTACTTAAGTCTTTCTGGTATCGGACCAATGACCGCAGCATTTATGGATCCAGAAATCGTGGAAAATTTTACTTTCCTGCCTCTTCTTTGGGAAGCAAACACCATTAGGAATATCGCGACACCATCAGTAAATGCTGCCAATTTACCGAATATTGCCTTATTAATTTCAATAGTATTTGTATCAATCTGTCTTTATTACGCACAAAGACGCTTGAAACAAGAAACGATGCTAAAATAG
- a CDS encoding enoyl-CoA hydratase-related protein has translation MTITSLSSQINVVASGPVLSVKFKRPDKMNAFTFEMYRSLTEILNKAEKSDGVRVVVLSGMGEHFSAGNDIADFVSVLEEGGMARDSDAAIFVDTIREFSKPIIAAVDGYAVGIGTTLLLYCDLVYASSMAKFRTPFTHLGLCPEAAASHIMPKMMGRARAGEWLLLGDVISSEQAMRDGIITRIVDDPIGMAMDKAKFLAGLSPKALQDTKKLMSSNNEVLRNAFDQEMIKFAECLESDEAKQAFKQFLEKQES, from the coding sequence ATGACTATTACATCTCTTTCCTCTCAGATCAATGTTGTGGCTTCTGGGCCAGTATTATCGGTTAAGTTCAAGAGGCCGGATAAAATGAATGCCTTTACATTTGAAATGTATAGGTCGCTTACCGAAATTTTAAACAAAGCGGAAAAATCAGATGGCGTTCGTGTTGTTGTTTTATCCGGCATGGGGGAGCATTTTTCAGCAGGTAATGATATTGCAGATTTTGTGAGTGTCCTTGAAGAAGGGGGGATGGCACGTGATAGTGATGCTGCAATTTTTGTCGATACGATCCGGGAATTTTCAAAACCGATCATTGCGGCCGTAGATGGCTATGCTGTGGGTATTGGTACAACGTTATTATTATATTGTGATTTGGTATATGCATCGTCAATGGCAAAATTCAGAACGCCCTTCACGCACCTTGGGTTATGCCCAGAAGCGGCGGCAAGTCATATTATGCCTAAAATGATGGGACGCGCCCGCGCGGGGGAATGGCTGCTGCTTGGTGATGTCATCTCATCTGAACAGGCAATGAGGGATGGCATCATTACTCGCATTGTTGATGATCCAATAGGAATGGCAATGGATAAAGCAAAATTTTTAGCAGGACTTTCTCCAAAGGCTTTACAGGATACAAAAAAACTGATGTCATCAAATAATGAAGTTTTACGAAATGCATTTGACCAAGAAATGATCAAATTCGCTGAATGCCTTGAAAGTGACGAAGCTAAGCAAGCCTTCAAGCAGTTTTTGGAAAAACAAGAATCCTAA
- a CDS encoding TorF family putative porin, giving the protein MKIKFLIVFLSGVFLSTQFANAQSGLFSGDVQINAQAVSDYRFRGMSRTNNDFAIQGGIDFYSDSGLYVGAWASNVDGFNGADAETNLYVGYSGENEGMIYDFGVTGYLFPGGSNINHIETYGSVGLDFGLFTSSVGVAYMPEQSNLMDMDNIYVYNDTKIYVPDTPFSIDLHLGFEDGYFGNEKIDWKIGTSVTFEQFELGISYVDTNVTGLGKRADSGVIFSIAAFF; this is encoded by the coding sequence ATGAAAATCAAATTCTTAATCGTATTTTTGTCAGGGGTTTTTCTTAGTACTCAATTTGCAAATGCCCAATCAGGGTTATTCAGTGGTGATGTGCAGATAAATGCACAAGCGGTTAGTGATTATCGTTTCCGCGGTATGTCCAGAACCAATAATGACTTCGCTATTCAGGGCGGTATTGATTTCTATTCCGATAGCGGCCTTTATGTTGGGGCATGGGCATCCAATGTTGATGGTTTTAATGGCGCGGATGCAGAAACCAATCTTTATGTGGGATATAGCGGTGAAAACGAAGGCATGATTTATGATTTCGGTGTAACCGGATATTTATTCCCCGGCGGCAGCAACATTAATCATATCGAAACCTACGGTTCTGTTGGTCTTGATTTTGGTCTTTTTACCAGTTCTGTTGGTGTTGCCTATATGCCGGAACAGAGCAACTTGATGGATATGGATAACATTTACGTTTATAACGACACGAAGATTTATGTGCCGGATACCCCGTTCAGTATCGATCTTCATCTTGGGTTTGAAGACGGTTATTTCGGCAATGAAAAAATTGACTGGAAAATCGGTACGAGCGTTACATTTGAACAATTTGAACTTGGTATTTCATATGTTGATACCAATGTGACTGGCCTAGGTAAACGTGCAGATAGCGGTGTAATTTTCAGTATTGCTGCGTTCTTCTAA